A part of Propioniciclava coleopterorum genomic DNA contains:
- a CDS encoding cytochrome c oxidase assembly protein has translation MSASPSPSHAPRVLSTGLLLALAAAVVAAYVTVWLVGLDLSVRPPLPARFQADHVTGLISLVADLTARLGAVGALGAFVAALAGGLDAGRLTERGGRFAAWGGRLAQVWFAASVLNTFANPAYVNGVGLHTTLTPASWWTFLWASPSALAWLYSAAVALGCVVAAYASRRWATFALCWAAGVSALLFVSVTGNVTVGLDHDWATDAAVILTLTAVPLLSLAVGSWLAGTTAAARGYQRVALPLLLIAAAGQAVVAWQQLAGVPATATPFGLWQLVMAGIAVLWLASWALRAVRGARPGASVGLDAVLGVAYLAALTAENHVPSPRFLEPQTVMINYLGYQVQVGPTIERLVSLGRPNLLWVVIVVAAIAWYVTAWLRARRLGRPYPLLRLVSWCAAWLLTLFLAVTGLWEYSTVQYSWHMVVHMTVNMMVPVLAVLGAPLSLIRAASDPQPGHVGAAAGLDALEASRPWQIMTSPLVAWLLYVGSLFMVYFTPAFSWLMKYHWAHQLMLLFFMATGYLFFEQIIGSDRPGRQLPHLLKLALVISIMPFHAIFAVSILSSRTLIGAEFYQTIAPPWIPDLLAEQNIAGQATWFLGEVPLFLVIAALAAQWFRSDSKEAADSDAAEESGDDDSFDAYNDMLAELARRDRQAEREAHLRKFQP, from the coding sequence GTGAGCGCATCGCCCTCCCCGTCGCACGCCCCGCGCGTGCTGAGCACGGGGCTCCTGCTCGCCCTCGCAGCGGCGGTCGTCGCCGCCTACGTGACGGTGTGGCTGGTGGGCCTCGACCTGTCGGTGCGCCCGCCGCTGCCGGCCCGGTTCCAGGCCGATCACGTCACCGGGCTGATCTCGCTGGTGGCCGACCTGACCGCCCGGCTGGGCGCCGTGGGCGCGCTCGGCGCGTTCGTCGCCGCCCTCGCCGGCGGCCTCGACGCCGGCCGGCTCACCGAGCGCGGCGGCCGGTTCGCCGCCTGGGGCGGACGCCTGGCGCAGGTGTGGTTCGCGGCATCGGTGCTGAACACCTTCGCTAACCCGGCCTACGTCAACGGGGTGGGGCTGCACACCACGCTGACGCCGGCGTCCTGGTGGACCTTCCTGTGGGCGTCCCCCTCCGCGCTCGCGTGGCTGTACTCCGCGGCCGTGGCGCTGGGTTGCGTCGTCGCCGCCTACGCGTCGCGGCGCTGGGCGACGTTCGCGCTGTGCTGGGCGGCCGGGGTCTCGGCGCTGCTGTTCGTCTCGGTCACCGGCAACGTCACCGTCGGGCTCGATCACGACTGGGCCACCGACGCCGCCGTCATCCTCACCCTCACCGCGGTGCCCCTGCTCAGCCTCGCGGTCGGCAGCTGGCTGGCCGGCACCACCGCCGCGGCGCGCGGCTACCAGCGCGTGGCACTCCCGCTGCTCCTGATCGCCGCGGCGGGCCAGGCGGTCGTCGCCTGGCAGCAGTTGGCGGGCGTCCCCGCGACGGCGACCCCGTTCGGGCTGTGGCAGCTCGTCATGGCCGGGATCGCCGTGCTGTGGCTGGCGAGCTGGGCCCTGCGGGCGGTCCGCGGCGCGCGTCCGGGTGCCTCGGTCGGCCTGGACGCCGTCCTGGGGGTCGCGTACCTGGCGGCCCTGACCGCCGAGAACCACGTCCCCTCGCCGCGCTTCCTCGAGCCGCAGACCGTGATGATCAACTACCTGGGCTACCAGGTGCAGGTCGGCCCGACCATCGAGCGGCTGGTCTCCCTGGGGCGTCCCAACCTGCTGTGGGTCGTCATCGTCGTCGCCGCGATCGCCTGGTACGTGACCGCCTGGCTGCGCGCGCGCCGGCTGGGGCGCCCCTACCCGCTGCTCCGGCTCGTGTCCTGGTGCGCCGCGTGGCTGTTGACCCTGTTCCTGGCCGTCACCGGGCTGTGGGAGTACTCCACGGTGCAGTACAGCTGGCACATGGTCGTGCACATGACCGTCAACATGATGGTGCCGGTGCTCGCCGTGCTGGGCGCCCCCCTGAGCCTGATCCGCGCGGCCTCCGATCCGCAGCCCGGCCACGTCGGCGCGGCCGCCGGCCTGGACGCGCTGGAGGCGTCCCGGCCCTGGCAGATCATGACCAGCCCGCTCGTCGCCTGGCTGCTCTACGTCGGCAGCCTGTTCATGGTGTACTTCACCCCGGCGTTCAGCTGGCTGATGAAGTACCACTGGGCCCACCAGCTGATGCTGCTGTTCTTCATGGCGACCGGCTACCTGTTCTTCGAGCAGATCATCGGCTCGGACCGTCCCGGACGCCAACTCCCCCACCTGCTCAAGCTCGCGCTGGTGATCTCGATCATGCCGTTCCACGCGATCTTCGCGGTCAGCATCCTGTCCAGCCGGACGCTGATCGGCGCCGAGTTCTACCAGACCATCGCGCCGCCGTGGATCCCCGACCTGCTCGCGGAGCAGAACATCGCCGGTCAGGCGACGTGGTTCCTGGGCGAGGTGCCGCTGTTCCTCGTGATCGCGGCCCTGGCCGCGCAGTGGTTCCGGTCCGACAGCAAGGAGGCGGCCGACTCGGACGCCGCCGAGGAGTCCGGCGACGACGACTCCTTCGACGCCTACAACGACATGCTCGCCGAGCTGGCCCGCCGCGACCGGCAGGCCGAGCGCGAGGCCCACCTGAGGAAGTTCCAGCCATGA
- a CDS encoding heavy metal translocating P-type ATPase — translation MTQTQATPSALDQRVELDISGMTCAACASRIEKKLNKMDGVHATVNYATERAVVLGLPPARAEEAVTVVEKAGYGASEVREGEEAGGYTDRVKMLRNRLIVAALLTVPLGDVAIVLALAPQMRFPGWQWVLLVAAIPVVFWCAWPFHKAAWRNLRHGSTSMDTLVSLGILAAFTWSLVSTILGAEDHEGFWVGYGIAPSGADSLYLEVAAAVTTFLLGGRYMEARSKRSARGVLSALSRLAPTSVRVIRDGVEELIPIGELAIGDRFSVRPGERIATDGTIALGSSAIDTSMMTGEPVPREVTEGDTVLGGTVNTTGALIVTADRVGAHTQLAQMAATAEQAQARKAAVQTMVDRVVSWFVPTVLVISVVTLTIWLLAGGGPRAAFSAALSVLIIACPCALGLATPTALMVGVGRGGQLGILIKGPDALEASGVIDTVVLDKTGTLTTGEMTAGEVIAFDDAGAEAVLADAAAVEQQSEHPLGRAVVVRAHADGPTWPRAHDVTAVPGRGASGTVRGVPVLVGNAALLDEAGVAVPEEALAAVEAASAVAANAVLVAVAGRCVGAITVADELKESAPEAVARLKDMGLRTVLLTGDREVAARLIGDRVGVDEVVAEVLPTDKAAVIERLQAEGRRVAMVGDGINDAAALASANLGLAVVSGTDVALKSADIILVRQNLNVIPDAIALARRTLRTIKGNLVWAFGYNIAAIPLAAFGLLNPLIAGFAMSLSSVFVVSNSTRLRRFAPGGRR, via the coding sequence ATGACGCAGACCCAGGCCACCCCGAGCGCGCTGGACCAGCGCGTCGAACTCGACATCTCCGGGATGACCTGCGCCGCGTGCGCGTCGCGCATCGAGAAGAAGCTCAACAAGATGGACGGCGTCCACGCCACCGTCAACTACGCCACCGAGCGGGCCGTCGTGCTGGGCCTGCCCCCCGCGCGGGCCGAGGAGGCCGTCACGGTCGTGGAGAAGGCCGGCTACGGCGCGTCCGAGGTCCGCGAGGGCGAGGAGGCCGGGGGCTACACCGACCGGGTCAAGATGCTGCGGAACCGGCTGATCGTCGCCGCGCTCCTGACCGTCCCGCTCGGCGACGTCGCCATCGTGCTGGCGCTGGCGCCCCAGATGCGGTTCCCCGGCTGGCAGTGGGTGCTGCTCGTGGCAGCGATCCCCGTGGTGTTCTGGTGCGCCTGGCCGTTCCACAAGGCCGCCTGGCGCAACCTGCGGCACGGCTCCACGTCGATGGACACGCTGGTCTCCCTGGGCATCCTCGCCGCCTTCACCTGGTCGCTGGTCTCCACGATCCTGGGGGCGGAGGACCACGAAGGCTTCTGGGTCGGGTACGGCATCGCCCCCTCCGGCGCCGACTCGCTGTACCTCGAGGTCGCCGCGGCCGTGACGACGTTCCTGCTGGGCGGGCGCTACATGGAGGCCCGCTCGAAGCGGTCGGCCCGCGGCGTCCTGTCGGCGCTGAGCAGGCTGGCGCCCACGTCGGTGCGGGTCATCCGCGACGGGGTCGAGGAACTCATCCCGATCGGCGAGCTGGCCATCGGGGACCGGTTCTCGGTGCGGCCCGGCGAACGCATCGCCACCGACGGCACCATCGCCCTGGGCAGTTCCGCGATCGACACCTCGATGATGACCGGCGAGCCCGTCCCGCGGGAGGTCACCGAGGGCGACACGGTGCTGGGCGGCACCGTCAACACCACCGGCGCGCTCATCGTCACCGCCGACCGGGTCGGCGCCCACACCCAGCTCGCGCAGATGGCGGCCACGGCCGAGCAGGCCCAGGCGCGCAAGGCCGCGGTGCAGACCATGGTGGACCGGGTCGTGTCGTGGTTCGTGCCCACGGTGCTGGTGATCTCGGTCGTGACGCTCACCATCTGGCTGCTGGCCGGCGGCGGCCCCCGCGCCGCGTTCAGCGCCGCCCTGAGCGTCCTGATCATCGCCTGCCCCTGCGCGCTCGGGCTCGCCACCCCGACCGCCCTGATGGTGGGGGTCGGACGCGGCGGGCAGCTCGGCATCCTCATCAAGGGCCCGGACGCGCTGGAGGCGTCCGGCGTCATCGACACCGTCGTGCTGGACAAGACCGGCACGCTGACCACCGGCGAGATGACCGCGGGCGAGGTGATCGCCTTCGACGACGCCGGCGCGGAGGCCGTCCTCGCGGACGCCGCGGCGGTCGAGCAGCAGTCCGAGCACCCGCTGGGCCGCGCCGTGGTCGTGCGGGCCCACGCGGACGGCCCCACCTGGCCGCGCGCCCACGACGTCACCGCCGTCCCCGGGCGGGGAGCCTCCGGCACCGTGCGCGGCGTGCCCGTGCTCGTGGGCAACGCCGCGCTGCTCGACGAGGCCGGCGTGGCCGTGCCCGAGGAGGCACTCGCCGCCGTCGAGGCCGCGTCCGCGGTGGCCGCGAACGCGGTGCTCGTCGCCGTGGCCGGCCGCTGCGTGGGGGCGATCACCGTCGCCGACGAACTCAAGGAGTCCGCGCCCGAGGCCGTCGCGCGGCTGAAGGACATGGGCCTGCGGACCGTGCTGCTGACCGGCGATCGCGAGGTGGCGGCCCGGCTCATCGGCGACCGGGTCGGCGTCGACGAGGTGGTCGCCGAGGTGCTGCCCACCGACAAGGCGGCCGTCATCGAGCGGCTGCAGGCCGAGGGCCGGCGCGTGGCCATGGTCGGGGACGGCATCAACGACGCGGCGGCGCTCGCCTCGGCCAACCTCGGGCTCGCCGTCGTCTCCGGAACCGACGTGGCGCTGAAGTCGGCCGACATCATCCTGGTGCGGCAGAACCTCAACGTCATCCCGGACGCCATCGCGCTGGCGCGCCGCACCCTGCGCACCATCAAGGGCAACCTGGTGTGGGCGTTCGGCTACAACATCGCCGCGATCCCGCTGGCGGCGTTCGGGCTGCTCAACCCGCTGATCGCCGGCTTCGCGATGAGCCTGTCCAGCGTCTTCGTGGTGTCGAACTCCACCCGGCTGCGGCGGTTCGCCCCGGGCGGACGCCGCTGA
- a CDS encoding MFS transporter, which translates to MVESKGNAISTTPAVTSRHRRALFAGTVGNLVEWFDWSVYAFFVPYFAAAFFPAGDRFAQVLSGFLVFAIGFFMRPLGGALLGSYSDRHGRRAGMTLGIGLMAGASLAIAVLPGYGQIGILAPVLLTLARCVQGISAGGEFGASSAFLVENAPPGRRAWAGSFQQVSVGAGTLLASILAAFMFATLPEADLAAWGWRVAFGVGAVMGLLGLWLRLAVPDTEIFTRTRDEGRLASRPLTQVLREHPRAALRVVGMVAAGTALVQFWFVSLPSLVNLKTGVELADAQLAAMLGLALFTILQPVSGWLSDRFGRRPLLLAFALGSAVSFVPTLATIGTTMSSVLVAVAVNAIFLAAYAGSLAAVMAEQFPAAVRTAGISLPYGIAVAVFGGLAPVLATATLRAEVFWVFEAVMVALCLVSAVVFWRMPETSDRGRPASAPSP; encoded by the coding sequence ATGGTCGAGTCGAAGGGGAACGCCATCAGCACCACACCTGCTGTCACCTCGCGGCACCGGCGCGCGCTGTTCGCCGGCACCGTGGGCAACCTCGTGGAGTGGTTCGACTGGTCGGTCTACGCGTTCTTCGTGCCCTACTTCGCCGCCGCGTTCTTCCCGGCCGGCGACCGGTTCGCCCAGGTGCTGTCCGGCTTCCTGGTCTTCGCCATCGGCTTCTTCATGCGCCCGCTCGGCGGCGCGCTGCTCGGCTCCTACAGCGACCGCCACGGCCGCCGGGCGGGCATGACGCTCGGCATCGGCCTGATGGCGGGCGCCAGCCTGGCGATCGCCGTGCTGCCCGGCTACGGCCAGATCGGGATCCTCGCCCCCGTGCTGCTGACCCTGGCCCGCTGCGTCCAGGGGATCTCGGCGGGCGGCGAGTTCGGGGCCTCCTCGGCTTTCCTGGTGGAGAACGCGCCTCCCGGACGCCGCGCGTGGGCCGGGTCGTTCCAGCAGGTGTCGGTGGGCGCGGGCACCTTGCTGGCCTCGATCCTGGCGGCCTTCATGTTCGCCACGCTGCCCGAGGCCGACCTCGCCGCGTGGGGCTGGCGCGTCGCCTTCGGCGTCGGCGCGGTGATGGGGCTGCTGGGCCTGTGGTTGCGGCTCGCGGTCCCCGACACCGAGATCTTCACGCGCACCCGCGACGAGGGGCGGCTGGCCAGCCGGCCGCTGACGCAGGTGCTGCGCGAGCACCCGCGCGCCGCACTGCGCGTCGTCGGGATGGTCGCCGCCGGCACCGCCCTGGTGCAGTTCTGGTTCGTGTCGCTGCCGAGCCTGGTGAACCTCAAGACGGGCGTCGAACTCGCGGACGCCCAACTGGCGGCCATGCTGGGCCTGGCGCTGTTCACGATCCTGCAGCCGGTGTCGGGCTGGCTGTCCGACCGCTTCGGACGCCGCCCCCTGCTGCTGGCGTTCGCGCTGGGCTCGGCGGTCTCGTTCGTCCCGACGCTGGCCACCATCGGCACGACCATGTCGAGCGTGCTGGTCGCCGTGGCCGTCAACGCGATCTTCCTGGCCGCCTACGCCGGCTCCCTGGCCGCGGTGATGGCCGAGCAGTTCCCGGCCGCCGTGCGGACCGCCGGGATCTCGCTGCCCTACGGGATCGCCGTGGCGGTCTTCGGCGGGCTGGCGCCGGTGCTCGCGACCGCGACGCTGCGCGCCGAGGTCTTCTGGGTGTTCGAGGCGGTCATGGTGGCGCTGTGCCTGGTGTCGGCCGTGGTCTTCTGGCGGATGCCCGAGACCTCCGACCGCGGCCGCCCGGCGTCCGCGCCGAGCCCGTAG
- a CDS encoding AMP-binding protein translates to MVDYGGRPLAWGRGGTGERSVRALYGHLLAAVRGRADDPGRLGEATWVMAADEEGFDAAVRRLVPGHAAPEIVIATSGSTDGRGHLVGLGLDALLASAAATLERLGGPGRWVTSLPVHGVAGFQVVLRSALAGFEPRVYAPASGFDEALLAAALAGTEGERRYLSLVPTQLHAALTSGTRLLAAFDAVLVGGAALSPDLAARAAAAGVRVVTTYGSTETAGGCVYDGVPLAGVGVRVVDGRVRLAGPTLADAYLDLSPDAAGQPFVTDAGRRWLVTPDVGRLVDGRLVVEGRADDVLISGGANVSPLVIEAALAGLGGEWLVVGVPDDRWGTWSRPSRPTRTSTWPPSARPPTPCARPSARARWSGWRASRCAPPASPTGARRPRWRRRCSPGARGSAAEPSGRGVLRGTATGAASPPAPGGGPRNPPQVRAD, encoded by the coding sequence GTGGTCGACTACGGCGGTCGCCCCCTGGCCTGGGGGCGCGGCGGGACGGGGGAGCGCTCGGTCCGGGCGCTGTACGGGCACCTGCTGGCCGCGGTGCGGGGCCGCGCCGACGACCCCGGACGCCTCGGCGAGGCCACGTGGGTCATGGCGGCCGACGAGGAGGGCTTCGACGCGGCGGTGCGGCGGCTGGTCCCGGGGCACGCCGCGCCCGAGATCGTGATCGCCACGTCCGGGTCGACCGACGGCCGCGGCCACCTGGTCGGGCTCGGGCTGGACGCGCTGCTCGCGTCCGCCGCGGCGACTCTGGAGCGACTCGGCGGCCCCGGACGCTGGGTCACGTCGCTCCCGGTCCACGGCGTCGCCGGGTTCCAGGTGGTGCTGCGCAGCGCGCTGGCCGGGTTCGAGCCGCGGGTGTACGCCCCGGCGTCCGGCTTCGACGAGGCCCTGCTGGCCGCCGCGCTGGCCGGCACCGAGGGCGAGCGGCGCTACCTGTCGCTCGTCCCGACGCAACTGCACGCGGCGCTGACGTCCGGGACGCGGCTGCTGGCCGCCTTCGACGCCGTGCTGGTCGGCGGGGCCGCGCTCAGCCCGGACCTGGCCGCGCGGGCCGCGGCGGCCGGCGTCCGCGTCGTCACGACCTACGGCTCCACCGAAACCGCCGGCGGCTGCGTCTACGACGGCGTCCCGCTCGCCGGGGTCGGCGTCCGCGTGGTCGACGGGCGGGTGCGGCTCGCCGGGCCCACCCTCGCCGACGCCTACCTGGACCTGTCGCCGGACGCCGCCGGCCAGCCCTTCGTCACCGACGCGGGACGCCGCTGGCTCGTCACCCCCGACGTCGGGCGGCTGGTCGACGGGCGGCTCGTGGTCGAGGGGCGCGCCGACGACGTGCTGATCAGCGGCGGCGCCAACGTCTCGCCGCTGGTCATCGAGGCCGCGCTGGCCGGCCTGGGCGGGGAGTGGCTGGTCGTGGGCGTCCCGGACGACCGCTGGGGCACCTGGTCACGGCCGTCACGACCGACCCGGACGTCGACCTGGCCGCCGTCCGCGCGGCCGCCGACGCCCTGCGCCCGGCCGAGCGCCCGCGCGCGCTGGTCCGGCTGGCGAGCCTCCCGTTGCGCCCCACCGGCAAGCCCGACCGGCGCGAGGCGGCCGCGCTGGCGACGGCGTTGCTCGCCCGGGGCGCGGGGGAGCGCCGCTGAGCCGAGCGGCCGCGGGGTGTTGCGAGGCACCGCAACCGGCGCGGCGTCGCCACCCGCACCGGGTGGCGGACCGCGCAACCCGCCCCAAGTCCGTGCTGATTGA
- a CDS encoding 1,4-dihydroxy-2-naphthoyl-CoA synthase: MGNPFDPTRWRAVEGFDFTDLTYHRAVDADGGDLPAVRIAFDRPEVRNAFRPHTVDELYRALDHARMTSDVGTVILTGNGPSPKDGGWAFCSGGDQRIRGRDGYLYETDGADPRADRATRREQIDPARAGRLHILEVQRLIRTMPKVVVAVVSGWAAGGGHSLNVVCDLSIASRQHAKFMQTDANVGSFDAGYGSALLARQAGDKRAREIFFLAREYSADDAERWGVVNEVADHDDIESLALEYARIIATKSPQAIRMLKYAFNLADDGLAGQQVFAGEATRMAYMTAEAQEGRDAFVEKREPDWSGHPYYF; encoded by the coding sequence ATGGGCAACCCGTTCGATCCGACCCGCTGGCGCGCCGTCGAGGGCTTCGACTTCACCGACCTCACCTACCACCGGGCGGTGGACGCCGACGGCGGCGACCTGCCCGCGGTGCGGATCGCGTTCGACCGGCCCGAGGTGCGCAACGCGTTCCGCCCGCACACCGTCGACGAGCTCTACCGGGCGCTCGACCACGCCCGGATGACCTCCGACGTCGGCACGGTCATCCTCACCGGCAACGGTCCCTCGCCCAAGGACGGCGGCTGGGCGTTCTGCTCCGGCGGCGACCAGCGGATCCGCGGTCGCGACGGCTACCTCTACGAGACCGACGGCGCGGACCCGCGCGCCGACCGGGCCACCCGGCGGGAGCAGATCGATCCGGCGCGCGCCGGACGCCTCCACATCCTCGAGGTGCAGCGGCTCATCCGCACCATGCCGAAGGTCGTCGTCGCCGTCGTGAGCGGCTGGGCCGCCGGCGGCGGTCACTCCCTCAACGTGGTCTGCGACCTGTCCATCGCCTCGCGGCAGCACGCGAAGTTCATGCAGACCGACGCCAACGTGGGCTCCTTCGACGCCGGCTACGGCTCCGCACTGCTCGCCCGGCAGGCGGGCGACAAGCGCGCCCGCGAGATCTTCTTCCTGGCCCGGGAGTACTCCGCGGACGACGCCGAGCGGTGGGGCGTCGTCAACGAGGTCGCCGACCACGACGACATCGAGTCGCTGGCCCTGGAGTACGCGCGCATCATCGCCACCAAGTCGCCGCAGGCGATCCGGATGCTGAAGTACGCGTTCAACCTCGCCGACGACGGCCTGGCGGGGCAGCAGGTCTTCGCGGGCGAGGCCACGCGGATGGCCTACATGACGGCCGAGGCCCAGGAGGGCCGCGACGCCTTCGTGGAGAAGCGGGAACCCGACTGGTCGGGCCACCCCTACTACTTCTGA
- a CDS encoding o-succinylbenzoate synthase — protein MIAVYATSLRDRFRGLDRRGGVLLRGPAGWGEFSPFWDYDDAACVPWLRAALEAATLPYPEPVRDRVAVNATVPAVGPQRAAEIVSRSGCSTVKVKVAQAGQSLAEDLDRVAAVRSALGAEGHIRVDANGAWSLEDARAAVPALDRAAGGLQYAEQPVATVDDLARLRRSVGVPIAADESIRRATDPLAVKRAEAADVVVIKVQPLGGVRACLALVEELGLPMVVSSALESSVGIAAGVALAAALPGIEYASGLATVAMFDHDVASRPLLPEAGTLPVGRVTPDALAPASEDTVSRWLARLERVADLAAIDLDEVLR, from the coding sequence GTGATCGCGGTCTACGCGACGTCGCTGCGCGACCGGTTCCGGGGGCTGGACCGGCGCGGCGGCGTCCTGTTGCGCGGTCCGGCGGGCTGGGGCGAGTTCTCCCCGTTCTGGGACTACGACGACGCCGCCTGCGTCCCGTGGCTGCGGGCCGCGCTCGAGGCGGCGACCCTGCCCTACCCCGAGCCGGTGCGCGACCGCGTGGCGGTGAACGCGACCGTGCCGGCCGTCGGGCCGCAGCGCGCCGCCGAGATCGTGAGCCGTTCCGGCTGCTCGACGGTGAAGGTCAAGGTGGCCCAGGCCGGCCAGAGCCTCGCCGAGGACCTCGACCGGGTCGCTGCCGTCCGCTCCGCCCTGGGCGCCGAGGGCCACATCAGGGTCGACGCCAACGGCGCCTGGTCCCTGGAGGACGCCCGCGCAGCCGTCCCCGCCCTCGACCGCGCCGCCGGCGGCCTGCAGTACGCCGAGCAGCCCGTCGCGACCGTGGACGATCTGGCCCGGCTGCGCCGCAGCGTCGGGGTCCCGATCGCCGCCGACGAGTCCATCCGCCGGGCCACGGACCCGCTCGCGGTGAAGCGGGCCGAGGCCGCCGACGTGGTGGTCATCAAGGTGCAGCCGCTGGGCGGCGTGCGCGCCTGCCTCGCCCTCGTCGAGGAACTGGGCCTGCCCATGGTGGTGTCCTCGGCGCTGGAGTCGTCGGTCGGCATCGCCGCCGGCGTCGCCCTCGCGGCGGCCCTGCCGGGCATCGAGTACGCCTCCGGGCTGGCCACCGTGGCGATGTTCGACCACGACGTGGCGTCGCGCCCGCTGCTGCCCGAGGCCGGGACGCTGCCCGTCGGCCGCGTCACCCCCGACGCGCTCGCGCCGGCGTCCGAGGACACGGTCAGCCGCTGGCTCGCCCGGCTGGAGCGGGTCGCCGACCTGGCGGCCATCGACCTGGACGAGGTGCTGCGGTGA
- the menD gene encoding 2-succinyl-5-enolpyruvyl-6-hydroxy-3-cyclohexene-1-carboxylic-acid synthase, translating into MSATEVARELILQLVAAGVRDVVVAPGSRSAPLTYAAADAEASGLLRAHVRLDERTAGFFALGLIKASTLAGRTRPVAVVTTSGTAVANLHPAVLEASHTGLPLLVLSADRPHEWRHTGANQTTIQSGMFGEAVRWSSELPARVNPASIRGHVARAVAAAEGTLTRDPGPAQLNVGFAEPLVPASPWDVPAAPEPIRVAARPAGEALPVPAGRRTLAIAGDAAGPDAARVALAAGWPLLAEPSSGARLPGAIVRYQALLRAGLAADAERVVVFGHPTLSRTVSSLLGRADLEVIVVSPTARWTDVMGRASAVIPAVAPAAPAASDAAWLDRWRDADAAAAPGDPGLSPIQRAALALWGGEGVLLLGSSNTVRAFDAVAPGSRRGARVLANRGLAGIDGLISTGHGLAVGLGEAVTVVLGDLSFAHDAGGLGRGEREPEPDLDVVVLDDHGGGIFAGLEHAAAPRATFERVFATPQTLDIAGIARGFGARHARVGVDDLARAAASDQGGRRVLEVPLPPV; encoded by the coding sequence GTGAGCGCGACCGAGGTGGCCCGCGAGCTGATCCTGCAGTTGGTCGCGGCCGGGGTCCGCGACGTCGTCGTCGCGCCGGGCTCCCGCTCGGCGCCCCTGACCTACGCGGCGGCGGACGCCGAGGCGTCCGGCCTGCTGCGCGCGCACGTGCGGTTGGACGAGCGCACGGCGGGCTTCTTCGCGCTCGGCCTGATCAAGGCCTCGACGCTGGCGGGCCGGACGCGCCCGGTGGCGGTCGTCACGACGTCGGGCACGGCGGTCGCCAACCTCCATCCGGCGGTGCTGGAGGCGTCCCACACCGGGCTGCCCCTGCTGGTGCTCAGCGCCGACCGTCCGCACGAGTGGCGGCACACCGGCGCCAACCAGACCACGATCCAGTCCGGGATGTTCGGCGAGGCCGTGCGGTGGTCCAGCGAACTGCCCGCCCGGGTCAACCCCGCTTCGATCCGCGGCCACGTCGCCCGGGCCGTCGCCGCCGCGGAGGGCACCCTCACCCGCGACCCCGGACCCGCCCAGCTCAACGTCGGCTTCGCCGAGCCGCTGGTGCCCGCGTCCCCCTGGGACGTCCCCGCGGCGCCCGAGCCGATCCGGGTCGCGGCGCGGCCCGCGGGCGAGGCACTGCCCGTGCCCGCCGGACGCCGCACCCTGGCGATCGCCGGCGACGCGGCCGGCCCGGACGCCGCCCGGGTCGCGCTGGCCGCGGGCTGGCCGCTGCTGGCCGAGCCGTCGTCGGGCGCCCGGCTGCCCGGCGCGATCGTCCGCTACCAGGCGCTGCTGCGCGCCGGGCTGGCCGCCGACGCCGAGCGCGTGGTCGTGTTCGGGCACCCCACGCTGTCGCGCACCGTCTCCTCGCTGCTGGGCCGCGCCGACCTCGAGGTGATCGTGGTCTCCCCCACCGCACGCTGGACCGACGTGATGGGGCGCGCCTCGGCCGTCATCCCGGCCGTCGCCCCTGCCGCGCCCGCGGCGTCCGACGCGGCGTGGCTGGACCGCTGGCGGGACGCCGACGCGGCCGCCGCCCCGGGCGACCCGGGGCTCTCCCCCATCCAGCGGGCCGCGCTGGCGCTGTGGGGCGGCGAGGGCGTCCTGCTGCTGGGGTCCTCCAACACGGTGCGCGCGTTCGACGCGGTGGCGCCGGGGTCGCGGCGCGGCGCGCGCGTCCTGGCGAACCGGGGGCTGGCGGGCATCGACGGCCTGATCTCGACCGGGCACGGGCTGGCCGTGGGCCTCGGCGAGGCCGTGACGGTGGTGCTGGGCGACCTGAGCTTCGCCCACGACGCCGGCGGGCTGGGGCGCGGCGAGCGCGAGCCCGAGCCCGACCTCGACGTGGTCGTGCTCGACGATCATGGCGGCGGGATCTTCGCCGGTCTGGAGCACGCCGCGGCCCCGCGCGCGACGTTCGAACGGGTCTTCGCGACGCCGCAGACCCTCGACATCGCCGGCATCGCCCGCGGCTTCGGTGCGCGCCACGCGCGCGTGGGGGTGGACGATCTGGCGCGGGCCGCCGCGTCCGATCAGGGCGGACGCCGCGTCCTGGAGGTTCCGCTGCCGCCGGTCTAG
- a CDS encoding 2'-5' RNA ligase family protein: MEGHAVLLVGVPALEDWVRARTAFYDPGFVSADPRFAHAHITVLAPCPASTDLLEQVAASVAPFDYALERLAVFPDGVIHLVPEPAGPFAALTAAARRAAPEVTPYWGRAEPTPHLTLDRLGERVTLASTAARVGPLLPAAGRADELLLTWWESGGCRVLARAPLRG; this comes from the coding sequence GTGGAGGGGCACGCGGTGTTGCTGGTGGGGGTACCGGCGCTGGAGGACTGGGTGCGTGCGCGGACGGCGTTCTACGACCCCGGCTTCGTGTCCGCGGACCCGCGGTTCGCCCACGCGCACATCACCGTGCTGGCGCCCTGTCCGGCGTCGACGGACCTCCTGGAGCAGGTGGCCGCGTCGGTCGCCCCGTTCGACTACGCGCTGGAGCGGCTCGCCGTCTTCCCCGACGGGGTGATCCACCTGGTGCCCGAGCCGGCCGGGCCGTTCGCGGCGCTCACCGCGGCGGCGCGCCGCGCGGCACCCGAGGTCACGCCCTACTGGGGACGCGCCGAGCCGACGCCGCACCTGACCCTCGACCGGCTGGGGGAGCGCGTCACGCTCGCCTCGACGGCGGCGCGGGTGGGACCGCTGCTTCCGGCGGCGGGGCGCGCCGACGAACTCCTGCTGACCTGGTGGGAGTCCGGCGGCTGCCGCGTCCTCGCCCGCGCGCCGCTGCGGGGATGA